A genomic window from Streptococcus sanguinis includes:
- a CDS encoding DNA polymerase III subunit delta: MLVIEEIKKITPSNLPALTILTGDDLGQFELLKEQFLRQIQFQPGDLNTAIFDMKEANYQDVELDLVSLPFFTDEKIVILDHFADLTIAKKRYLTNEELKSFESYLENPADTTRLVIFAEGKLDSKRRLVKLLKRDGRIFEAEELKEADLRAYFSKEAQAEGLQFAPTAFEQLLLKSGFQFSEVSKNLAFLKRYKESGQIGLEDIAETIPKTLQDNIFDLTQLILQQKIDEARSLVRDLTLQGEDEIKLIAIMLGQFRIFTQVKVLAENGRAESQIVSDLSDYLGRKVNPYQVKFALKDARSLSLAFLKKTMACLIETDYQIKSGLYDKDYLFDLALLKIATGELQAK; the protein is encoded by the coding sequence GTGTTAGTTATTGAGGAAATTAAAAAAATCACACCAAGCAATCTTCCTGCTTTGACCATTTTGACTGGGGATGACTTGGGGCAGTTTGAGTTGTTGAAGGAGCAGTTTCTCCGCCAGATTCAGTTTCAACCGGGCGATTTGAACACTGCTATTTTCGATATGAAAGAAGCAAACTATCAGGATGTGGAGTTGGACTTGGTCAGTCTGCCTTTTTTTACGGATGAAAAAATCGTGATTTTGGATCATTTTGCTGATTTGACAATAGCCAAGAAGCGCTATCTGACTAATGAAGAACTCAAATCTTTCGAAAGTTATCTGGAAAATCCAGCAGATACGACTCGTCTGGTTATCTTTGCAGAAGGCAAATTGGATAGCAAGCGCCGTCTGGTCAAACTGCTGAAACGGGATGGGAGAATTTTTGAGGCTGAAGAACTCAAGGAAGCAGATCTAAGGGCTTATTTCAGCAAGGAAGCGCAGGCAGAAGGTTTACAATTTGCTCCGACAGCTTTCGAGCAATTGCTGCTGAAATCAGGTTTTCAGTTTAGTGAAGTCAGTAAAAATTTAGCCTTTCTGAAAAGATATAAAGAGTCCGGTCAGATTGGTTTAGAAGACATTGCCGAGACCATTCCCAAGACTCTTCAGGACAATATTTTTGACCTGACCCAGCTGATTTTGCAGCAGAAGATTGACGAAGCCAGAAGTTTGGTACGAGATTTGACTCTTCAAGGTGAGGATGAAATCAAGCTTATTGCCATTATGCTGGGGCAGTTTCGTATCTTTACGCAGGTTAAGGTTTTAGCGGAAAATGGCAGAGCTGAGAGTCAGATTGTGTCTGATTTGTCCGACTATCTAGGCCGCAAGGTCAATCCTTATCAAGTCAAGTTTGCCTTAAAGGATGCTCGCTCACTGAGTTTAGCCTTTCTTAAAAAGACTATGGCCTGTCTAATCGAAACAGATTACCAAATTAAATCGGGGCTGTATGATAAAGATTACCTGTTTGATTTGGCTCTGCTCAAGATTGCGACGGGTGAGCTACAAGCAAAATAG
- the arcA gene encoding arginine deiminase, with the protein MSTHPIRVFSEIGKLKKVMLHRPGKELENLQPDYLERLLFDDIPFLEDAQKEHDNFAQALRNEGVEVLYLEQLAAESLTSPEIREQFIEEYLEEANIRGRETKKAIRELLRGIKDNRELVEKTMAGVQKVELPEIPEEAKGLTDLVESDYPFAIDPMPNLYFTRDPFATIGNAVSLNHMYADTRNRETLYGKYIFKHHPVYGGNVELVYNREEDTRIEGGDELVLSKDVLAVGISQRTDAASIEKLLVNIFKKNVGFKKVLAFEFANNRKFMHLDTVFTMVDYDKFTIHPEIEGDLRVYSVTYVDDKLKIVEEKGDLAEILAENLGVEKVHLIRCGGGNIVAAAREQWNDGSNTLTIAPGVVVVYDRNTVTNKILEEYGLRLIKIRGSELVRGRGGPRCMSMPFEREEI; encoded by the coding sequence ATGTCTACACATCCAATTCGTGTTTTCTCAGAAATTGGAAAACTGAAAAAAGTTATGTTGCACCGTCCTGGCAAGGAGTTGGAAAACTTGCAGCCAGACTATTTGGAACGTCTTCTCTTTGATGATATTCCTTTCTTGGAAGATGCACAAAAAGAACATGACAACTTTGCTCAAGCGCTTCGCAATGAAGGAGTTGAGGTGCTCTATCTTGAGCAGCTGGCTGCTGAGTCACTGACTTCTCCAGAAATCCGCGAGCAATTCATCGAAGAATATCTGGAAGAAGCCAATATTCGTGGCCGTGAAACCAAGAAGGCTATTCGCGAACTGCTCCGTGGTATCAAAGATAACCGTGAGTTGGTTGAAAAAACGATGGCAGGGGTTCAAAAAGTTGAATTGCCAGAAATTCCTGAAGAAGCAAAAGGCTTGACGGACTTGGTGGAATCTGATTATCCATTCGCTATTGATCCAATGCCAAACCTTTACTTCACACGTGACCCATTTGCTACAATTGGTAATGCTGTATCGCTCAACCACATGTATGCAGACACTCGTAATCGTGAAACTCTTTATGGTAAATACATCTTCAAACATCACCCAGTATACGGTGGAAATGTTGAACTTGTTTACAACCGTGAAGAAGATACACGTATCGAAGGTGGGGACGAGTTGGTTCTTTCAAAAGATGTGCTGGCAGTTGGGATTTCACAACGTACAGACGCAGCTTCTATCGAAAAACTCTTGGTCAATATCTTCAAGAAAAATGTTGGCTTCAAGAAAGTTTTGGCTTTTGAATTTGCCAACAACCGTAAGTTCATGCACTTGGACACTGTCTTCACTATGGTTGACTATGACAAGTTCACGATTCACCCAGAAATCGAAGGCGATCTTCGCGTTTACTCCGTAACTTATGTTGATGACAAACTTAAGATTGTTGAAGAAAAAGGTGATTTAGCAGAAATCTTGGCAGAAAACCTTGGTGTGGAAAAAGTTCACCTGATTCGCTGTGGTGGTGGCAATATCGTAGCTGCTGCGCGTGAGCAGTGGAACGATGGTTCTAACACCTTGACTATTGCACCTGGTGTGGTAGTGGTGTATGATCGTAACACCGTTACTAACAAGATTTTGGAAGAATACGGCTTGCGTTTGATTAAGATCCGCGGAAGTGAATTGGTTCGCGGTCGTGGTGGACCACGCTGCATGTCTATGCCGTTTGAACGTGAAGAAATTTAA
- a CDS encoding DUF1648 domain-containing protein, whose product MKKNSLQELGWALGVMLLPVLYAIWVYQKLPENLAIHFDLSGKGDFFLPKLLIVSAFPIVMMLLEVMIYWTTIAKDILNRTFKHLIRWIFPFTFISLYLATIYRGLNESFDVRKIATMLVALVIIIVGNYLPKKVQADRNSMNRKWAHLFVLLGFLTFIVSIFYL is encoded by the coding sequence ATGAAAAAAAATAGTTTACAAGAATTAGGATGGGCACTTGGCGTCATGCTCTTGCCAGTTTTATATGCTATCTGGGTCTATCAAAAATTACCAGAAAACCTAGCTATTCACTTTGACTTATCTGGAAAAGGCGATTTCTTTTTACCTAAGCTTCTAATAGTATCTGCTTTTCCAATTGTCATGATGCTACTAGAAGTTATGATTTATTGGACAACCATTGCCAAAGATATCTTGAATAGAACCTTTAAGCACCTTATTCGATGGATATTTCCTTTTACCTTTATTTCGCTATATCTAGCTACTATTTATCGGGGCTTAAATGAGAGTTTTGATGTGCGTAAAATAGCAACTATGCTAGTTGCTTTGGTTATCATAATTGTAGGCAATTACTTGCCCAAAAAAGTACAAGCTGACAGAAATTCCATGAATAGAAAATGGGCACACCTCTTTGTTTTGTTAGGATTTCTTACTTTTATAGTCAGCATTTTCTATTTGTAA
- a CDS encoding DUF805 domain-containing protein yields MFAAYKKFWTHYADFSGRSTRSDYWWVALCHAMICAPLSIIFFVSIMGSAYSAVQDANYGYEPDPSPYLAGAGFGVIFLFIMLIYGLAVLVPNLAITVRRLRDAGYHWAFLFLGIGPSIAMIIPGLNIIAALVSFPCSVALIVLLCQGSKPELANNSYGQQFGQQNFQGQQFGQQPYNQGLNYEKQPQQGGFQGQQFGQQPQQGGFQGQQFGQQPQQGGFQGQQFGQQPQQPVQNQPFGQQPQQGGFQGQQFGQQPQEPVQNQSFGQQPQQPVQNQQFGQQPQQGGFQGQQFGQSQQPVQNQPFGQQPQQGGFQEQQFGQQPQQPFSDQSQAVEQTEPVQNPFTAETSEQSTPQDFGTQAPVEDNPFVSPIQEEQPAASAENSVEDATENQE; encoded by the coding sequence ATGTTTGCTGCATATAAAAAATTCTGGACACATTATGCTGATTTTTCAGGTCGTTCTACCCGGTCTGACTACTGGTGGGTAGCTTTGTGTCATGCTATGATTTGCGCGCCACTATCTATCATATTTTTTGTATCTATTATGGGAAGTGCTTATTCTGCAGTTCAAGATGCAAATTATGGATACGAGCCTGATCCATCGCCCTATCTAGCTGGAGCAGGATTTGGTGTCATTTTCTTGTTTATCATGCTAATTTATGGACTGGCTGTCCTTGTGCCTAATTTGGCAATCACTGTTCGCCGTCTGCGAGATGCGGGCTATCATTGGGCTTTCCTATTTCTGGGTATTGGTCCGTCGATTGCCATGATTATTCCAGGTCTAAATATCATTGCAGCTCTTGTATCTTTTCCATGTAGTGTTGCTTTGATTGTTTTGCTTTGCCAAGGTTCTAAGCCTGAGTTGGCTAACAATTCATACGGTCAGCAATTTGGCCAGCAAAACTTCCAAGGTCAGCAGTTTGGCCAACAGCCTTACAATCAAGGTTTGAACTATGAAAAACAACCACAGCAAGGTGGTTTCCAAGGTCAGCAGTTTGGCCAACAGCCACAGCAAGGTGGTTTCCAAGGACAACAGTTTGGCCAACAGCCACAGCAAGGTGGTTTCCAAGGACAACAGTTTGGTCAACAACCACAGCAACCTGTCCAAAACCAACCATTTGGCCAACAGCCGCAACAAGGTGGTTTCCAAGGACAGCAGTTTGGTCAACAGCCACAAGAACCTGTCCAAAACCAGTCATTCGGTCAACAACCACAACAACCAGTTCAAAATCAACAGTTTGGCCAACAGCCACAGCAAGGCGGTTTCCAAGGTCAACAGTTTGGTCAGTCACAACAACCTGTCCAAAACCAACCATTTGGCCAACAACCACAGCAAGGTGGCTTCCAAGAACAGCAGTTTGGTCAACAGCCACAACAACCTTTTTCTGATCAAAGTCAAGCGGTGGAGCAAACAGAACCAGTTCAAAATCCATTTACTGCTGAAACATCTGAGCAGTCAACACCTCAAGATTTTGGAACTCAAGCACCTGTTGAGGATAATCCTTTTGTTTCACCAATTCAAGAGGAGCAACCTGCTGCATCAGCTGAAAACAGTGTAGAAGATGCAACTGAAAACCAAGAATAA
- a CDS encoding Crp/Fnr family transcriptional regulator: MITKEHYQYIRQHPAFINLPVELFDKLAVEIQYRKIPKGQIIFFAGDRRERLFLLFQGYVRIEQYDSTDTFSYMDYVKKNSVFPYGGMFFDECYHYTASAVTNVEYFSIPIDLFEDYSKKSVDQLLFITKRLSQILEFQELRLRNVVAASASERVIQSLSLLCMDLCKEGDSLPFPISMKELAKLGATTRETVNQVLKKLLDEGQIEYEHKKLTFMDKEYFMKYLAGS, encoded by the coding sequence ATGATTACCAAGGAGCATTATCAATATATCCGGCAGCACCCTGCCTTTATCAATCTGCCAGTGGAGCTTTTCGATAAATTGGCTGTAGAGATTCAGTATCGCAAGATTCCAAAAGGGCAAATTATCTTTTTTGCAGGAGACCGACGAGAACGTCTTTTCCTCTTGTTTCAAGGCTATGTGCGGATTGAGCAATATGATTCGACGGACACATTTTCATATATGGATTATGTCAAGAAAAACAGTGTTTTCCCCTATGGAGGTATGTTTTTTGATGAGTGCTATCATTACACAGCCAGCGCTGTCACCAATGTCGAATATTTCTCCATTCCTATTGATTTGTTTGAAGACTATTCTAAGAAGAGTGTGGATCAGCTTTTGTTTATTACCAAGCGGCTATCGCAAATCTTGGAATTTCAGGAATTGAGATTGCGCAATGTCGTGGCCGCCAGTGCCAGTGAGCGTGTTATCCAGTCTCTATCGCTGCTCTGCATGGATTTGTGCAAGGAGGGAGACAGTCTGCCCTTTCCTATCAGTATGAAAGAGTTGGCAAAACTAGGAGCCACAACTCGGGAAACGGTCAATCAAGTTCTGAAAAAGCTCTTGGATGAAGGTCAGATTGAATACGAGCATAAAAAATTAACTTTTATGGATAAAGAATATTTTATGAAATACCTTGCTGGAAGCTAA
- a CDS encoding ComEA family DNA-binding protein: MLEEIIEKLKEYKLFVGLAVVGAVLGGFFLIKGNHQPQNQVTALSQEVTSSSSSADEESKKVLSKAKADEEESEQVTVDIKGAVKNPGVYELRAGARVHEAIQKAGGLTADAEAKSINQAQKLTDEAVIYVAKIGEEGADVTQTGQHQASASDSAGASGGKSDKVNLNTATEAELQTISGIGQKRASDIIAYRESNGRFKSVDDLKKVSGIGDKTLEKLKEYVTVD, translated from the coding sequence ATGCTTGAAGAAATCATTGAAAAGCTGAAAGAATACAAGCTCTTTGTTGGTCTAGCAGTAGTTGGCGCTGTGCTAGGTGGTTTTTTCCTCATCAAAGGAAATCATCAACCGCAAAATCAGGTAACCGCCTTAAGTCAGGAAGTAACTTCCTCATCCAGCTCAGCTGATGAAGAGAGTAAAAAAGTTCTTTCTAAGGCCAAGGCGGACGAAGAGGAAAGCGAGCAGGTCACTGTGGATATAAAGGGAGCAGTCAAGAATCCTGGTGTCTATGAGCTAAGAGCAGGAGCGAGAGTCCATGAAGCCATCCAAAAAGCTGGCGGATTGACAGCAGACGCTGAGGCTAAATCCATCAATCAGGCACAAAAATTAACGGATGAAGCAGTAATCTACGTGGCAAAGATTGGTGAAGAAGGCGCCGATGTCACACAGACTGGCCAGCATCAAGCAAGCGCTTCTGATTCTGCTGGTGCCAGTGGTGGAAAGTCAGACAAGGTCAATCTAAATACGGCTACAGAGGCTGAACTGCAGACTATTTCAGGCATCGGACAGAAGCGGGCTTCTGACATCATCGCCTACCGCGAAAGCAACGGCCGCTTCAAGTCAGTAGATGATCTGAAAAAAGTGTCAGGTATTGGAGATAAGACCTTAGAAAAACTGAAAGAATATGTCACAGTGGATTAA
- a CDS encoding YhfC family intramembrane metalloprotease, with translation MLSIHIIIAMLLILGAVLVPLVYFKKTKHISLLVFLLGGVGFYLSSQVLENILHRIVLQPQADGTIALQTENPWLYVLYAIAAAAIFEETARWVIFYWLQKKRPLTFGDAVAYGLGHGAIEALFIGIVSLLNFWVIAQVVTQGNAQTLAQIPQAIIDNVRSMNAGSIYLLAFERILAILIQILLTFWVWKAVKEKAPVYFIAALGLHALIDLAPALAQVGFLPPLAVEALLLVEVVALVFLTKKILKVYLKERFNHGDQSNA, from the coding sequence ATGCTTTCTATTCATATTATCATTGCTATGCTGCTGATTTTAGGGGCAGTCCTTGTTCCTTTGGTTTATTTTAAAAAGACCAAGCACATTTCTCTATTAGTCTTTCTTTTAGGGGGGGTTGGTTTTTATTTATCGAGTCAAGTTCTAGAAAATATTTTGCATCGTATCGTTTTACAGCCTCAGGCTGATGGAACTATCGCTTTGCAGACGGAAAATCCTTGGCTATATGTTCTTTATGCTATTGCTGCGGCAGCTATTTTTGAAGAAACAGCCCGCTGGGTCATCTTTTACTGGCTGCAAAAGAAGCGTCCACTGACCTTTGGGGATGCTGTGGCCTATGGCTTAGGTCATGGTGCTATTGAGGCTCTGTTTATTGGTATTGTCAGCCTCTTAAACTTTTGGGTTATAGCTCAAGTAGTAACTCAGGGGAATGCTCAGACGTTGGCTCAAATTCCTCAAGCAATTATTGACAATGTCCGTTCCATGAACGCTGGCAGCATCTATCTTTTGGCTTTTGAACGGATTTTGGCTATTCTCATTCAAATCCTTCTGACCTTCTGGGTTTGGAAGGCGGTCAAGGAGAAGGCTCCAGTGTATTTTATAGCTGCTCTGGGACTTCACGCCCTGATTGACTTAGCGCCTGCTCTGGCTCAGGTAGGCTTTCTTCCGCCACTGGCTGTTGAGGCTTTGCTCTTAGTAGAAGTAGTGGCACTAGTCTTTCTGACCAAGAAAATTTTGAAAGTTTACCTGAAAGAAAGGTTCAATCATGGGGATCAGTCAAACGCTTAA
- a CDS encoding superoxide dismutase, translated as MAIILPDLPYAYDALEPYIDEETMHLHHDKHHNTYVTNVNAALEKYPEIGEDLEKLLADVESIPADIRQAVINNGGGHLNHALFWELMTPAETSPSAELAADIEATFGSFEDFKAAFTAAATTRFGSGWAWLVVNKEGKLEVTSTANQDTPISEGKTPILGLDVWEHAYYVKYRNLRPNYIQAFFSVINWKKVDQLYAAAK; from the coding sequence ATGGCAATTATCTTACCTGATCTTCCTTACGCTTACGATGCTTTGGAGCCCTACATTGATGAAGAAACAATGCACTTGCATCATGATAAGCACCACAATACCTATGTAACGAATGTTAATGCTGCGCTTGAAAAGTATCCTGAAATCGGTGAAGACTTGGAAAAATTATTGGCTGATGTGGAGTCTATCCCAGCTGATATCCGCCAGGCAGTCATCAACAACGGTGGTGGTCATCTTAACCACGCTCTTTTCTGGGAATTGATGACACCAGCAGAAACATCACCATCTGCAGAATTGGCAGCAGATATTGAAGCTACTTTTGGATCATTTGAAGACTTTAAAGCGGCTTTCACTGCAGCGGCTACAACTCGTTTTGGTTCTGGCTGGGCTTGGTTGGTTGTCAATAAAGAAGGCAAGTTGGAAGTGACCTCAACTGCCAATCAGGATACTCCTATTTCAGAAGGTAAAACTCCAATCTTGGGACTGGATGTTTGGGAACATGCTTACTATGTGAAATACCGCAATCTTCGTCCGAATTACATTCAAGCTTTCTTCTCAGTTATTAACTGGAAAAAGGTTGACCAACTTTACGCAGCTGCGAAATAA
- a CDS encoding winged helix-turn-helix transcriptional regulator, with amino-acid sequence MGISQTLKALADPVRRGILEMLKHGPKSAGEIAQAFELTPATVSYHLSQLKKAGLLIEEKQKNFIYYSLDVTVFEEILVWFQSLGGGNENEKK; translated from the coding sequence ATGGGGATCAGTCAAACGCTTAAAGCCCTAGCTGACCCAGTTCGGAGGGGAATCCTGGAAATGCTCAAGCATGGTCCGAAGTCAGCAGGGGAAATTGCTCAAGCTTTTGAGCTGACTCCTGCGACGGTATCCTACCACCTCTCTCAGCTAAAGAAAGCCGGTCTGCTCATAGAAGAAAAGCAGAAGAACTTTATATATTACAGCTTAGATGTCACTGTTTTTGAAGAAATTCTTGTCTGGTTTCAATCTCTTGGAGGAGGAAACGAAAATGAAAAAAAATAG
- a CDS encoding DNA internalization-related competence protein ComEC/Rec2, which produces MSQWIKKLPLAPIYLAFILVLAYFAVYSGSSLAYFGLGVLLLCLFLTYPLKKSLAALAFLSLFVLFFLLHRGMAEQAFRQEPPSASSVQVLPDTIKVNGDSLSFRGRTDGRLYQVFYKIKSASEKEAFQQLTDLVVLDIEAEFEQAQQQRNFSGFDYQAYLKSQGIYRTLKIDKIQSLRPISSLNPLDWLSVWRRKALVYTRNNFPSPMSHYMTGLLFGDLDTEFAEMSDLYSSLGIIHLFALSGMQVGFFLDGFRRILLRLGMKRETVNTLQLPFSFIYAGLTGFSVSVVRSLVQKLLAQQGLTRMDNFALTLMLLFIIMPNFLLTAGGVLSCAYAFLISMMDFEELSPFRKLLAESLTISLGILPILIYYFSEFQPWSVILTFLFSLLFDLLMLPGLTLIFILSPMIKITQVNFFFQILEDVIRWVADFAPRPLIFGKPNLWLLVSLLLVLALIYDFRRKKSWLLSLSLLALLLFFLTKHPLQNEITVVDIGQGDSIFLRDWQGRTILIDVGGRVELGKKEKWQERQTSSNAEKTLIPYLKSRGVGSLDVLILTHTDTDHMGDMLEVAKHFSIKEVYVSKGSLTQPDFVQKLEQIETSVHVVKVGDEIPVFDSALQVLYPSGTGDGGNDDSIVLYGEFFQTKFLFTGDLEEQGETELMQRFPRLTADVLKAGHHGSKGSSSPEFLEQIQPKLALISAGQNNRYRHPHQETLQRFEKLHTTIYRTDQQGAIRLIGWNSWRIETVH; this is translated from the coding sequence ATGTCACAGTGGATTAAAAAGTTACCTCTCGCCCCTATCTATCTGGCTTTCATCCTTGTATTGGCCTATTTTGCAGTCTATTCTGGTAGTTCCTTGGCTTATTTTGGGCTGGGTGTCCTTCTGCTTTGTCTCTTTTTGACCTATCCTCTCAAGAAAAGTCTAGCTGCTTTGGCATTCCTGTCCCTTTTTGTCCTCTTTTTCTTGCTTCATCGGGGAATGGCAGAGCAGGCCTTTAGGCAGGAACCTCCTTCAGCTAGCTCGGTTCAAGTTTTGCCGGATACGATCAAAGTCAATGGAGATTCCCTATCCTTTCGAGGGCGAACGGACGGTCGGCTTTATCAAGTCTTCTACAAGATCAAATCAGCCAGTGAAAAGGAAGCTTTTCAGCAACTGACAGATTTGGTCGTCCTTGATATAGAAGCAGAGTTTGAACAGGCCCAGCAGCAACGAAATTTTTCGGGCTTTGACTATCAGGCTTATTTAAAAAGTCAGGGGATTTACCGTACCTTAAAAATCGATAAGATTCAGTCACTAAGACCAATTTCCAGCCTTAATCCACTCGATTGGCTGTCTGTCTGGCGCAGAAAAGCGCTGGTTTACACTAGAAATAATTTTCCTAGTCCAATGAGTCATTACATGACTGGACTCTTATTTGGTGACTTGGATACAGAGTTTGCAGAAATGAGTGACCTCTATTCTAGCTTGGGTATCATCCATTTGTTTGCCTTGTCTGGTATGCAGGTAGGTTTCTTTTTGGATGGTTTTCGCAGAATTCTTCTAAGGTTGGGGATGAAGAGGGAGACAGTAAACACCTTGCAGCTGCCTTTTTCATTTATCTATGCTGGACTGACGGGCTTTTCTGTTTCTGTCGTCAGAAGCTTAGTTCAGAAGTTATTGGCCCAGCAAGGCCTGACCAGAATGGATAATTTTGCTCTGACACTGATGCTTCTCTTTATCATCATGCCCAATTTTCTTCTGACAGCTGGCGGTGTCTTGTCCTGCGCTTATGCTTTTTTGATTTCTATGATGGATTTTGAGGAGTTGTCGCCGTTTCGGAAGCTTTTAGCGGAAAGTCTGACTATTTCATTGGGGATTTTGCCTATACTAATCTACTATTTTTCTGAATTTCAGCCCTGGTCCGTGATTTTAACTTTTCTATTTTCACTACTCTTTGACCTGCTGATGCTGCCAGGGTTAACCCTCATTTTTATTTTGTCACCAATGATAAAAATCACTCAAGTCAATTTTTTCTTTCAGATACTTGAAGATGTGATTCGTTGGGTAGCTGATTTTGCTCCGCGTCCTTTGATTTTTGGGAAGCCCAACCTCTGGTTACTGGTCTCTCTGCTTTTGGTTTTGGCTTTAATCTATGACTTTCGGAGAAAGAAAAGCTGGCTTTTGTCTCTTAGTTTGCTTGCTCTTCTCTTATTTTTTCTAACAAAGCATCCGCTGCAAAATGAGATTACAGTGGTGGATATTGGTCAAGGTGATAGCATTTTTCTCAGGGACTGGCAGGGCAGGACGATTTTGATTGACGTAGGAGGACGAGTTGAGCTAGGAAAGAAAGAGAAGTGGCAAGAACGACAGACTTCATCCAATGCAGAAAAGACCTTGATTCCCTATCTCAAAAGCCGAGGGGTTGGTAGTCTGGATGTATTGATTCTGACTCATACCGATACCGACCACATGGGCGATATGCTGGAGGTAGCTAAGCATTTTTCTATCAAGGAAGTCTATGTTTCCAAAGGAAGTTTGACTCAGCCTGATTTTGTTCAAAAGCTGGAGCAGATAGAAACTTCTGTCCATGTCGTAAAAGTTGGAGATGAGATTCCGGTATTTGACTCGGCTTTGCAGGTTCTCTATCCTAGTGGGACAGGCGACGGTGGAAATGATGATTCGATTGTACTCTACGGGGAGTTCTTTCAGACAAAATTTTTGTTTACAGGTGATTTGGAGGAGCAGGGCGAAACTGAGCTGATGCAGCGATTTCCTCGGCTGACTGCAGATGTCTTAAAAGCAGGTCACCATGGTTCCAAAGGCTCTTCCAGTCCAGAGTTTTTAGAGCAAATTCAGCCGAAACTGGCCTTGATATCAGCTGGCCAGAATAATCGTTATCGACATCCGCATCAGGAAACTTTGCAGCGTTTTGAAAAGCTTCATACAACCATCTATCGAACTGACCAGCAGGGGGCCATTCGTTTGATTGGTTGGAATTCCTGGAGGATTGAAACAGTTCACTGA
- a CDS encoding serine hydrolase yields the protein MLKIPFFWISLVIFLIIFYNTNARRNVLSKKIVTIIVAVVSCICLLGFIVLFITERNKAIEKKAQEAAQLAKSGEQEQEEEKVKPDSKPVEEKPKPVEKSPEEKQKVMEADGPTMDALGLRFDYANLDLTQVIQAYMTEMGIEPSQIAFSYKDLTTGKTFAMNDTQPMTAGSTYKLPLNMLVVDEVAAGKLSMDERFDITNTNYEYKGEHDNYVGAFNGAMSISDMQEYSLVYSENTPAYALAERLGGMEKAYDMFSRYGQSKADIKTISRENNKTTTDYYIQVLEYLSKNQEKYKDILYYIGESFPGEYYKRYLRDITIYQKPGYVREALNVDALVMEEKPYIIALYTAYLGGSTEASDEISGVGIEQVGQLAYVINEWHRVNMN from the coding sequence ATGCTTAAAATACCTTTTTTCTGGATTTCACTTGTTATTTTCCTCATAATTTTTTATAATACAAATGCTAGGAGAAATGTTTTGAGTAAAAAAATTGTAACTATTATCGTAGCTGTAGTTTCTTGTATTTGTCTGCTGGGCTTCATCGTCCTTTTTATAACCGAACGAAATAAGGCCATTGAAAAGAAAGCACAAGAGGCTGCCCAACTTGCAAAGTCTGGCGAGCAAGAACAGGAGGAGGAGAAAGTCAAGCCTGATTCCAAACCAGTTGAAGAAAAGCCCAAGCCAGTTGAAAAAAGTCCAGAGGAGAAGCAGAAGGTCATGGAGGCGGACGGTCCGACTATGGATGCTTTGGGGCTTCGATTTGACTATGCAAATTTGGATTTGACTCAGGTCATTCAGGCTTATATGACCGAAATGGGAATTGAACCCTCCCAGATTGCATTTTCATATAAGGATTTGACGACCGGTAAGACCTTTGCCATGAATGATACCCAGCCTATGACTGCGGGATCGACCTACAAGCTCCCTCTCAATATGCTGGTAGTAGATGAGGTTGCTGCCGGCAAACTTTCTATGGACGAGCGGTTTGATATTACCAATACAAACTATGAATATAAGGGCGAGCATGATAACTATGTCGGTGCTTTCAACGGTGCTATGAGCATATCAGATATGCAGGAATACTCCTTGGTTTATTCTGAAAATACTCCAGCCTATGCTTTAGCAGAGCGTCTGGGCGGTATGGAAAAGGCCTATGATATGTTTAGTCGCTACGGTCAGTCCAAGGCTGATATTAAGACGATCAGCCGTGAGAATAATAAGACCACGACGGACTACTATATTCAGGTCCTTGAGTATTTGTCTAAAAATCAGGAAAAATACAAGGATATTCTTTATTATATAGGCGAATCCTTTCCAGGTGAATACTATAAGCGCTATCTGCGTGACATTACCATCTATCAAAAGCCTGGTTACGTTCGTGAGGCGCTCAATGTGGATGCATTAGTCATGGAAGAGAAGCCCTATATTATAGCTCTCTATACGGCTTATTTAGGCGGCAGCACCGAGGCCAGTGATGAGATCAGCGGTGTCGGAATTGAGCAAGTTGGTCAGTTAGCCTACGTCATCAATGAATGGCACCGGGTTAATATGAACTAA